A window of Campylobacter cuniculorum DSM 23162 = LMG 24588 contains these coding sequences:
- a CDS encoding transcriptional regulator, protein MSKYLLKNKDKIILEFEVIEENETLNGQTIKYFSLAHVNIIQKELLPKAIQTKNILTSLESWIKQRKIPKHRNFAHNILSSISMDSENNLMSYIDVSFGLSLNDSFWIVPNDKNYQWKDYNLYENEFSEALALSAFGLKMTKINGFTSSPEFTTNGMLKKCWHRENKQIYLYKGNSEESNDGTEYGGKEAYSEYYMAQIAQIMEFECVPYDLKLFHNELVSVCPIFTNENEGFMPIHVLLKKSLREYNKIEMMREISVLYGQDSFNDLMLFDALICNIDRHLGNFGMMIDNNTNEILRPAPIFDNGMSFISTLGKNELNYINECLAKDMSYFELRFDEQLKLFVQERHKENLEKLTDFSFKRHSQFNLSEEWLIPIENCIRTRAKRALEFIEEKCKAIQKSQDSLHPKDSQETENNAVTKDSQITTSKQIKRKR, encoded by the coding sequence ATGAGTAAATATCTTTTAAAGAATAAAGATAAGATTATTTTGGAGTTTGAAGTCATTGAGGAAAATGAAACACTTAATGGACAAACTATAAAATATTTCTCACTTGCACATGTAAATATTATTCAAAAAGAACTCTTGCCAAAAGCAATACAAACAAAGAATATTCTAACTTCTTTGGAATCGTGGATAAAACAAAGAAAAATTCCTAAACACAGAAATTTTGCTCATAATATTCTTTCTTCAATATCAATGGATTCTGAAAATAATTTAATGTCCTATATTGATGTATCTTTTGGACTCTCTCTTAATGATTCTTTTTGGATTGTCCCAAATGATAAAAACTATCAATGGAAAGATTATAATCTCTATGAAAATGAATTCAGTGAAGCTCTAGCATTGAGTGCTTTTGGATTAAAAATGACAAAAATTAATGGCTTTACAAGCTCACCCGAATTTACAACTAATGGAATGTTAAAGAAATGTTGGCATAGAGAGAATAAACAAATTTATCTTTACAAAGGAAATTCTGAAGAATCTAACGATGGAACAGAATATGGAGGAAAAGAAGCCTATAGTGAATATTATATGGCTCAAATTGCTCAAATTATGGAATTTGAATGTGTTCCTTATGATTTAAAGCTTTTTCATAATGAGCTTGTGAGTGTTTGTCCTATTTTTACAAATGAAAATGAGGGCTTTATGCCTATACATGTTCTTTTAAAAAAATCTCTTAGAGAATATAATAAGATTGAAATGATGCGAGAAATTTCTGTGTTGTATGGTCAAGATTCTTTTAATGACCTTATGCTCTTTGATGCCTTGATTTGCAATATTGATAGACATTTAGGGAATTTTGGAATGATGATTGATAATAACACAAATGAGATTTTGCGTCCTGCACCCATCTTTGATAATGGTATGTCTTTTATCTCAACTTTAGGCAAAAATGAACTGAATTATATCAATGAATGTCTGGCTAAAGATATGAGCTATTTTGAATTACGTTTTGATGAACAACTCAAGCTTTTCGTGCAAGAGCGACACAAAGAAAATTTAGAAAAACTCACAGATTTTAGTTTCAAAAGACATTCACAATTTAATTTGAGTGAAGAATGGCTCATCCCTATTGAAAATTGTATAAGAACACGAGCTAAAAGGGCTTTAGAATTCATAGAGGAAAAGTGCAAAGCAATACAAAAATCGCAAGATTCTTTGCACCCTAAAGATTCACAAGAGACGGAAAACAATGCAGTAACTAAAGATTCTCAAATAACAACCTCTAAACAAATAAAAAGGAAACGATAG
- the exbD gene encoding TonB system transport protein ExbD — protein sequence MLKLPKNEGLNIVPFIDIMLVLLAIVLSISTFIAHGQIKINLPISENSLSVDENKEKLSILIDEQNAFYINDKISDIEQLKQAINALNSKTLVELSSDKNAKFESFVQVIDLLKAKKHENFQIITKKNP from the coding sequence ATGCTTAAACTCCCTAAAAATGAAGGTTTAAATATAGTCCCCTTTATAGATATAATGCTTGTTTTACTTGCTATCGTTCTTAGCATTTCAACTTTCATTGCACACGGACAAATCAAAATTAATCTTCCCATAAGTGAAAACAGCCTTAGTGTCGATGAAAACAAAGAAAAGCTTTCAATTCTTATTGATGAGCAAAATGCTTTTTATATCAACGATAAAATAAGCGATATTGAACAACTAAAACAAGCCATAAATGCCCTAAATTCTAAAACTCTTGTAGAGCTTTCAAGTGATAAAAATGCCAAATTTGAAAGTTTTGTGCAAGTGATTGATTTGCTTAAGGCTAAAAAACACGAAAATTTCCAAATTATAACAAAGAAAAATCCATGA
- a CDS encoding energy transducer TonB, whose product MKTLLFNHKYQAFYITSLVFLPLIFFSFYSLEILKIQPQSEDTFTLTMKQFVLSQSLTTQTPPQTFEEVTQATLPEEIVSKNDLKAPAKTKKRRIKKTKETFPKPLTTQNIQTQNEQVQNPIQENIENLNFSKDKNPFLEELKRIIQNMQDYPTFARKMRLQGVVMVQFLWLENKKLSELKILQSSGHKILDESALNTIQKASMYFPSYHKNVRIIVPISYILKR is encoded by the coding sequence ATGAAAACCCTTTTATTCAATCACAAATATCAAGCTTTTTATATCACTTCTTTGGTATTTTTACCCTTGATATTTTTTAGTTTTTACAGCCTAGAAATTTTAAAAATACAGCCTCAAAGTGAGGATACTTTTACTCTTACAATGAAGCAATTTGTCCTTTCTCAAAGTCTTACAACCCAAACTCCTCCTCAAACCTTTGAAGAAGTAACTCAAGCAACTTTGCCCGAAGAAATTGTGTCTAAAAATGATTTAAAAGCTCCTGCAAAAACCAAAAAACGCAGAATTAAAAAAACCAAAGAAACGTTTCCTAAACCCTTAACAACTCAAAATATACAAACTCAAAACGAGCAAGTTCAAAATCCCATTCAAGAAAACATTGAAAATTTAAACTTCAGCAAAGACAAAAATCCTTTTTTAGAAGAACTAAAAAGAATCATTCAAAACATGCAAGATTATCCAACATTTGCTCGAAAGATGCGTTTGCAAGGTGTTGTAATGGTGCAATTTTTATGGCTCGAAAATAAAAAATTAAGCGAACTTAAAATTTTACAAAGCTCAGGACATAAAATTTTAGATGAAAGTGCTTTAAATACCATACAAAAGGCTTCTATGTATTTTCCAAGCTATCATAAAAATGTAAGAATCATTGTCCCTATAAGTTATATTTTAAAAAGATGA
- a CDS encoding PepSY-like domain-containing protein → MKLKSALCALIFAGFAYADMVVGPNALPQNAQNFIQTYFKGVQIGLVKQDMDSFDVVLNDGTEIDFFINGEWKDVDGKYKAIPTGFLPPAAVANARATQPNAQIFQVDREPYGFKFKFNNQMEVYTDMNGNIMGQKFDD, encoded by the coding sequence ATGAAACTCAAATCAGCTCTTTGTGCTTTGATTTTTGCAGGATTTGCTTATGCGGATATGGTTGTAGGTCCTAATGCTTTACCACAGAATGCTCAAAATTTTATTCAAACTTATTTTAAAGGCGTTCAAATCGGTCTTGTCAAGCAAGATATGGATTCTTTTGATGTGGTTTTAAATGACGGCACGGAAATTGATTTTTTTATCAACGGAGAATGGAAAGATGTTGATGGTAAATACAAAGCCATACCGACTGGATTCTTGCCTCCTGCAGCGGTTGCAAATGCCAGAGCCACTCAACCTAATGCTCAAATTTTCCAAGTCGATAGAGAACCTTATGGTTTTAAATTTAAATTTAACAACCAAATGGAGGTCTATACAGATATGAATGGGAATATTATGGGACAAAAATTTGATGATTGA
- the luxS gene encoding S-ribosylhomocysteine lyase, whose product MPLLDSFKVDHTKMPAPAVRLAKTMKTPKGDDISVFDLRFCLPNKDIMSEKGTHTLEHLFAGFMREHLNSNAVEIIDISPMGCRTGFYMSLIGTPNEKEVCKAWEESMKDVLNVSNQNQIPELNIYQCGTCAMHSLDEAKEIAQKVLNSGIAVMDNEILKLKNIS is encoded by the coding sequence ATGCCTTTACTCGATAGTTTTAAAGTTGATCATACTAAAATGCCAGCTCCAGCGGTTAGACTCGCTAAAACGATGAAGACTCCAAAGGGCGATGATATTAGCGTGTTTGATTTGAGATTTTGCTTACCAAATAAAGATATTATGAGTGAAAAAGGAACGCATACTTTAGAGCATTTGTTTGCGGGTTTTATGAGAGAACATTTAAACTCAAACGCAGTTGAAATTATCGATATTTCACCTATGGGTTGTCGCACAGGCTTTTACATGAGTTTGATTGGCACTCCTAATGAAAAAGAAGTTTGCAAAGCTTGGGAAGAATCAATGAAAGATGTTTTAAATGTGAGCAATCAAAATCAAATTCCGGAGTTAAATATTTATCAATGCGGTACTTGTGCAATGCATTCTCTTGATGAGGCTAAAGAAATTGCTCAAAAAGTCTTAAATTCAGGAATTGCTGTCATGGATAATGAAATTTTAAAGCTTAAAAATATAAGTTAA
- the metE gene encoding 5-methyltetrahydropteroyltriglutamate--homocysteine S-methyltransferase has protein sequence MKNSIISYPRIGALRELKFGIEKYFKKESSKKELLDLAKNLRKTHWQSIQKAEIDFVPCNDFSLYDNVLDTAVLFNIVAKRYKALNLEPLDEYFAQSRGYQGQNGDVVALAMKKWFNTNYHYLVPECDDAEAISLVGDKIFSEFQEAKEQGINAKPVLVGIFTLFKLINFIDESAKEKAKEKLVKAYIALFEKLNLLGAEWVQLDEPYLVYDLDEKEIALFEEFYKELLQNKKGLKILLQSYFGDLRDIYSKLLENDFDGLGLDFIEGKESLTLLEKYGFSENKILFAGVVNGKNIYKNDYAKTLNLIQKIQKYTQNIVLNTSCSLLHVPYTTKFETKLDKAYLEHFAYAEEKLNELKELKEILQSSHPNSHKFFIQNQELFKNAPNKIDAKVRQRVANLQNSDFIRKPEFKTRAKTQQELLKLPLLPTTTIGSFPQSPDVRSNRLAFKQQKISASSYTEFNQNKIKECIKIQEEIGLDVLVHGEFERNDMVEYFGENLQGFLFTQNGWVQSYGTRCVKPPIIWGDVSRLKAITVSWAKFAQNQSSKIVKGMLTGPVTILNWSFPREDITLKESTQQIALAIRDEVLDLENAGIKIIQIDEAALREKLPLRKSDWHKEYLDWAIPAFNLVHSGVKEETQIHTHMCYSEFSDILKEIDAMDADVISFEASRSNLNLLDTLKAVNFQTAVGPGVYDIHSPRVPSVEEIKETIRKILAKLPKEQIWINPDCGLKTRGYEEVLASLKNMTQATKEIREELKG, from the coding sequence ATGAAAAATTCAATCATCTCTTACCCAAGAATCGGTGCTTTAAGAGAACTTAAATTTGGTATTGAAAAATATTTTAAAAAAGAAAGCTCAAAAAAAGAACTTTTAGATTTGGCAAAAAATTTAAGAAAAACACATTGGCAGAGCATACAAAAAGCAGAAATTGATTTTGTGCCTTGCAATGATTTTTCCCTTTACGATAATGTTTTGGATACAGCCGTGCTTTTTAATATCGTGGCAAAGCGATACAAAGCTTTAAATTTGGAGCCTCTTGATGAGTATTTTGCACAAAGTAGAGGCTATCAAGGACAAAATGGGGATGTGGTTGCACTTGCGATGAAAAAATGGTTTAATACAAATTATCACTATCTTGTGCCAGAATGCGACGATGCGGAGGCTATTTCTCTTGTTGGAGATAAAATTTTTAGTGAATTTCAAGAAGCAAAAGAGCAAGGCATTAACGCAAAACCTGTTTTGGTAGGAATTTTCACCCTGTTTAAACTCATCAATTTTATAGATGAGAGTGCAAAAGAAAAAGCAAAAGAAAAGCTTGTAAAGGCTTATATTGCTTTGTTTGAAAAGCTTAATTTGCTTGGAGCAGAATGGGTGCAACTTGATGAGCCCTATTTGGTTTATGATTTGGATGAAAAAGAAATTGCTTTGTTTGAAGAATTTTATAAAGAGCTTCTTCAAAATAAAAAAGGTTTAAAAATCCTTCTTCAAAGCTATTTTGGAGATTTAAGAGATATTTATAGCAAACTTTTAGAAAATGATTTTGATGGTTTGGGACTTGATTTTATCGAAGGAAAAGAGAGTTTAACTCTGCTTGAAAAATATGGCTTTAGTGAAAATAAAATTCTTTTTGCAGGTGTAGTGAATGGAAAAAATATCTACAAAAACGACTATGCTAAAACCCTTAATCTCATACAAAAAATTCAAAAATACACTCAAAATATAGTTTTAAATACCTCATGCTCTCTTTTGCATGTGCCTTATACGACAAAATTTGAAACCAAACTTGACAAGGCTTATTTAGAACATTTTGCTTATGCAGAAGAAAAACTCAACGAGCTTAAAGAGCTTAAAGAAATTTTACAAAGCTCTCATCCAAATTCGCATAAATTCTTTATCCAAAATCAAGAGCTTTTCAAAAATGCTCCAAATAAAATCGACGCAAAAGTGCGTCAAAGGGTTGCAAATTTGCAAAATTCAGATTTTATAAGAAAGCCTGAATTTAAGACTCGTGCAAAGACTCAACAAGAGCTTTTAAAACTTCCTTTATTGCCGACTACAACCATAGGTTCATTTCCTCAAAGTCCGGATGTGCGTTCAAATCGTCTTGCTTTTAAACAACAAAAAATTTCAGCTTCGAGCTATACAGAATTCAATCAAAATAAAATCAAAGAATGTATAAAAATTCAAGAAGAAATTGGGCTTGATGTGCTTGTACATGGAGAATTTGAAAGAAATGATATGGTGGAGTATTTTGGAGAGAATTTGCAAGGATTTTTATTCACTCAAAATGGCTGGGTGCAAAGCTATGGCACAAGATGCGTCAAGCCTCCTATCATTTGGGGCGATGTTTCAAGACTTAAAGCCATCACCGTTTCATGGGCAAAATTTGCTCAAAATCAAAGCTCAAAAATCGTTAAAGGAATGCTCACAGGTCCTGTTACCATACTCAATTGGTCTTTTCCTAGAGAAGATATTACCCTTAAAGAAAGCACACAACAAATTGCTTTAGCGATAAGAGATGAGGTTTTAGATCTTGAAAATGCTGGGATTAAAATCATACAAATTGACGAGGCGGCATTAAGAGAAAAGCTTCCTCTTAGAAAAAGTGATTGGCATAAAGAATACTTAGACTGGGCTATCCCTGCTTTCAATCTTGTGCATAGCGGGGTTAAAGAAGAAACTCAAATTCACACTCATATGTGCTATAGTGAATTTAGCGATATACTCAAAGAAATTGACGCAATGGATGCTGATGTCATTTCTTTTGAAGCTTCAAGATCAAATCTAAATCTTTTAGACACTCTTAAAGCCGTTAATTTCCAAACCGCAGTGGGTCCGGGTGTTTATGATATACACAGTCCAAGAGTACCAAGCGTTGAAGAGATAAAAGAAACCATTAGAAAAATTCTTGCCAAACTTCCTAAAGAGCAAATTTGGATCAATCCTGATTGTGGATTGAAGACAAGGGGTTATGAGGAAGTTCTTGCAAGCCTTAAAAATATGACTCAAGCGACAAAAGAAATTCGAGAAGAATTGAAAGGCTAA
- a CDS encoding ATPase domain-containing protein has translation MQSIILKSLLEYPEFKDEFEQRFSPVLFSGKYQVFCQKILSLNPLSFESFVSVLSDDEKQSEEFLNLCAAVCVPDFLEYEHILKDTYKLNAQKHIGEKLIRAAQENQLLDLSLFESELTLANNDFMNFKQWLEYYKNKPVLAQIKSGISFIDSAFDGGFELAQLVLISGDAEAGKTSLGLQLLENISRVYPVCFFCFEFTIEQYLKRKTQNVPFKQENFFMINDGYDINEIVQNIKILSKRGVKIFLIDSQMRITSPRARNMEEEESLKFSTLAKLAHQYELLIFLIIQTAKGDRDNPMGSKKGTHEASVILRVERIEADKKDASQFNKEFDPNKRLFLVRKNKQTGKHFKEIVRFNDKTLTFCAMSENTDQPVQEVDFEKIQESIF, from the coding sequence ATGCAAAGCATTATTTTAAAATCTTTGCTTGAATACCCCGAGTTTAAAGATGAGTTTGAGCAAAGATTTTCACCCGTTTTATTCAGTGGAAAATATCAGGTTTTTTGTCAAAAAATCCTTAGTTTAAATCCGCTTTCTTTTGAAAGTTTTGTCAGTGTTTTAAGTGATGATGAGAAGCAAAGCGAGGAGTTTTTAAATCTTTGTGCGGCTGTTTGTGTGCCGGATTTTTTAGAATATGAACACATTTTAAAAGATACTTACAAATTAAACGCACAAAAGCATATCGGTGAAAAACTCATCCGTGCTGCACAAGAGAATCAACTTTTAGATTTGTCTTTATTTGAGAGCGAACTCACCCTTGCAAATAATGATTTTATGAATTTTAAACAATGGCTAGAATATTATAAAAACAAACCCGTTTTAGCACAGATTAAAAGCGGTATTTCTTTTATAGACTCCGCTTTTGATGGCGGTTTTGAATTAGCCCAACTTGTTTTAATCAGTGGGGATGCTGAAGCAGGAAAGACGAGTTTAGGTTTGCAACTCTTAGAAAACATCTCACGCGTTTATCCCGTTTGCTTTTTTTGCTTTGAATTCACAATCGAACAATATCTTAAACGCAAAACGCAAAATGTGCCGTTTAAACAAGAAAATTTCTTTATGATTAATGATGGCTATGACATCAATGAAATCGTTCAAAACATTAAAATCCTCTCCAAAAGAGGCGTGAAGATTTTTTTGATTGACTCACAAATGAGAATCACAAGCCCAAGAGCGAGAAATATGGAAGAAGAAGAGAGTTTGAAATTTTCAACCCTTGCAAAATTAGCACATCAATACGAATTACTTATCTTTCTTATTATTCAAACCGCAAAAGGCGACCGCGATAATCCTATGGGCTCCAAAAAGGGAACGCACGAAGCGAGTGTGATTTTAAGAGTGGAAAGAATCGAAGCGGATAAAAAAGACGCGTCACAATTTAACAAAGAATTTGACCCGAATAAAAGGCTTTTTTTAGTGAGAAAAAACAAACAAACGGGCAAACATTTTAAAGAAATTGTTAGATTCAATGATAAAACTTTAACTTTTTGTGCAATGAGTGAAAACACAGATCAACCCGTGCAAGAGGTGGATTTTGAAAAGATACAAGAGAGCATTTTTTAG
- a CDS encoding DUF3310 domain-containing protein — protein MHKKEDKTNPLYYRAYGFESIELLESLFSRMKEKRLIFSIGNALKYVLRCKFKENCLLDLQKARWHILRCEKLISEDVNISFKDLSFLEPFLQKIKLIDEDICEIVEAFAVFALKADYNSLSKALACLNLEIQIIEIKKREQEEDMQNV, from the coding sequence ATGCACAAAAAAGAAGATAAAACAAATCCGCTTTATTATAGAGCTTATGGCTTTGAAAGTATAGAACTGCTTGAAAGTCTTTTTTCAAGGATGAAAGAAAAACGCTTGATTTTTAGCATAGGCAACGCGTTAAAATATGTCTTGCGTTGCAAGTTTAAAGAAAATTGTCTTTTGGACCTGCAAAAAGCAAGGTGGCACATTTTGCGTTGCGAAAAGCTCATCAGCGAAGACGTTAATATCAGTTTTAAAGATTTGAGCTTTTTAGAACCCTTTTTGCAAAAAATTAAACTCATTGATGAAGACATTTGCGAAATAGTCGAAGCGTTTGCGGTTTTTGCTCTCAAAGCTGATTATAACAGCTTGTCAAAAGCCCTTGCTTGTCTTAATTTAGAAATTCAAATCATAGAAATTAAAAAACGCGAACAGGAGGAGGACATGCAAAATGTTTAA
- the metF gene encoding methylenetetrahydrofolate reductase [NAD(P)H] codes for MNSQTTFSFEIFPPRRDENISNLSQILEDLKALKPNFISVTFGAGGSVNSKHTLEIANLVQNTHKIPSIVHLPCIHLSRERALEILKECKEKGLYSILALRGDVCEGAQKSRDFSYASDLVTLIKKQGEFEIYAACYPEKHNESKNFVEDIENLKIKVDCGVDKLITQMFFNNEDFYKFKEYCALKGISVPILAGIMPIINKKQILKISSLCGAKIPPKFMKILEKYEDNPRALEDAGIAYAIDQIVDLIASGVSGIHLYTMNKSRAAKKIYEATSYLLKET; via the coding sequence ATGAATTCTCAAACGACTTTTTCTTTTGAAATTTTCCCTCCTAGGAGGGATGAAAATATCAGCAATCTTTCTCAAATTTTAGAAGATTTAAAAGCTTTGAAACCTAATTTTATTAGCGTAACTTTTGGTGCTGGTGGTTCTGTTAATTCTAAACACACACTTGAAATTGCTAATTTAGTTCAAAATACGCATAAAATTCCTAGTATAGTGCATTTACCTTGCATACATTTAAGTCGAGAAAGAGCTTTAGAAATTTTAAAAGAATGCAAAGAAAAAGGACTTTATAGCATTCTTGCTTTAAGAGGAGATGTGTGTGAGGGTGCACAAAAGAGTAGAGATTTTTCTTATGCAAGTGATTTGGTCACCCTTATAAAAAAACAAGGAGAATTTGAAATTTATGCCGCTTGTTATCCTGAAAAACATAATGAGTCTAAAAATTTCGTTGAAGATATTGAGAATTTAAAAATCAAGGTTGATTGCGGAGTTGATAAACTCATCACTCAAATGTTTTTTAACAATGAAGATTTTTATAAATTTAAAGAATATTGTGCCTTAAAAGGAATCAGTGTGCCGATTTTAGCGGGAATTATGCCCATTATTAATAAAAAGCAAATTCTTAAAATCAGCTCTTTATGTGGAGCAAAAATTCCGCCTAAATTTATGAAAATTTTAGAAAAATACGAGGATAATCCTAGAGCCTTAGAGGATGCCGGAATTGCTTATGCTATTGATCAAATTGTTGATTTGATTGCAAGTGGAGTGAGTGGAATTCATCTTTATACAATGAATAAAAGCCGAGCTGCAAAGAAAATCTATGAAGCAACATCTTATCTGCTTAAAGAAACTTAA
- a CDS encoding Fic family protein, giving the protein MTLEENIFLAKRNLVDTIWKQANLEGVSVTFPETQMIIDGFSVANKSIEDLTIILNLKRAWQFLFDSINERVSLNLIQDFNRLIGRDLVYKSGFLRNADVKIGGTDYKPKLPIEYEVVEHIEMILQNENKKDMALDLMLFLMRSQLFFDGNKRTAMLIANKILIENGLGILAVAQKDMNEFFTKLIDFYGTNDSREIKLFCEKECIETINFPEEIQSTEERIQINKDFKKPLLKETTKKQNKSQSQQNIFSKFKQKFQEINENLENHHNKINEENSHHKQKQTSTQQTTKTIKRKHK; this is encoded by the coding sequence ATGACATTAGAAGAAAATATTTTTCTAGCAAAACGTAATCTCGTAGATACTATATGGAAACAAGCTAATTTGGAGGGAGTGAGCGTAACTTTCCCTGAAACTCAAATGATAATCGATGGTTTTAGTGTAGCAAATAAAAGCATTGAAGATTTAACGATAATTTTAAATCTCAAAAGAGCTTGGCAGTTTTTGTTTGATAGCATTAATGAAAGAGTGAGTTTAAACCTTATACAAGATTTTAACAGACTCATAGGCAGGGATTTGGTCTATAAATCTGGTTTTTTAAGAAATGCTGATGTCAAAATAGGCGGAACAGATTATAAGCCCAAATTGCCCATTGAATACGAAGTTGTAGAGCATATAGAAATGATTTTACAAAATGAAAATAAAAAAGATATGGCACTTGATTTGATGTTATTTTTAATGCGAAGTCAGCTTTTCTTTGATGGAAACAAAAGAACGGCAATGCTCATTGCAAATAAGATTCTCATTGAAAATGGACTTGGAATTTTAGCTGTCGCCCAAAAAGATATGAATGAATTTTTTACCAAACTTATTGACTTTTATGGAACTAATGATTCTAGGGAAATAAAATTATTTTGCGAAAAAGAATGCATTGAAACTATAAATTTTCCAGAAGAAATTCAATCAACAGAAGAGAGAATACAAATCAATAAAGATTTTAAAAAACCACTTCTTAAAGAAACTACAAAAAAGCAAAATAAATCACAATCTCAACAAAACATCTTTTCCAAATTCAAACAAAAATTCCAAGAAATTAATGAGAATTTAGAAAATCATCACAACAAAATCAATGAAGAGAATTCACATCATAAACAAAAGCAAACTTCAACCCAACAAACCACAAAAACAATAAAAAGGAAACATAAATGA
- a CDS encoding tyrosine-type recombinase/integrase: MFKLIKNYKLYSRENTLYIDSCVSLSLWDALKKQEHFLTQEHIKDLKLKESGFKRLRFSSKLHDTAKARDFLESHYEELILRYIQEGNENFTSLFLDFTQEAKTRISFYADFLIKQSSGLKSSTKTSINNSVRLILEFFKNRSIKGIESEDVLEFYSFLEQRLQPSSIKICISVAKRIFDCAVKDKVIATNPIFNKKFSHQLKPQINPFTEEEIMRLLQAKEDIGLYLKIALLTGARKGEILALQFKDLDFIHKKIHIYKAVCSISGKLITPKTRSSTRSIDMLPFLEKELLKAKELKKDEDFIFTDEKGKRITHFYHSHLRTQYLALLEHLNISYRTIYSTRHSFASLMLSKNEPLLWVSAMLGHNNSQTTLQKYAQYIPSKEVKHAQFLDAITLEEE; the protein is encoded by the coding sequence ATGTTTAAACTCATCAAAAATTACAAACTCTACAGCAGAGAAAACACTCTTTATATTGATTCTTGTGTGAGTCTTTCTTTATGGGATGCACTCAAAAAACAAGAGCATTTTCTCACTCAAGAGCACATCAAGGATTTGAAGTTAAAAGAATCGGGCTTTAAAAGGCTTAGATTTTCGAGCAAATTGCACGATACAGCAAAAGCAAGGGACTTTTTAGAGTCTCATTATGAAGAACTCATTTTGCGTTATATCCAAGAGGGCAATGAAAATTTCACAAGCCTTTTCTTAGATTTTACGCAAGAGGCAAAAACACGTATTAGTTTTTATGCGGATTTTCTCATCAAACAAAGCAGCGGCTTAAAGTCAAGCACAAAAACTTCTATCAACAACAGCGTCAGGCTGATTTTAGAGTTTTTCAAAAACCGCAGCATTAAAGGCATTGAGAGCGAAGATGTTTTAGAGTTTTATTCTTTTTTAGAGCAAAGATTGCAACCCTCGAGCATAAAAATTTGCATCAGCGTCGCAAAAAGAATTTTTGATTGTGCGGTGAAAGATAAAGTCATCGCCACAAATCCCATTTTTAATAAAAAATTCTCACATCAACTCAAACCACAAATCAACCCTTTCACTGAAGAAGAAATTATGCGTTTGCTTCAAGCAAAAGAAGACATAGGGCTTTATCTTAAAATCGCCCTTTTAACAGGGGCAAGAAAGGGCGAGATTTTAGCCTTGCAGTTTAAAGACCTTGATTTTATCCATAAAAAAATCCATATTTATAAAGCGGTATGCAGTATCAGTGGCAAACTTATTACGCCAAAGACGCGTTCAAGCACGAGAAGCATAGACATGTTGCCTTTTTTGGAAAAAGAGCTTTTAAAAGCAAAAGAGCTTAAAAAAGATGAAGATTTTATCTTCACAGATGAAAAGGGAAAAAGGATTACGCATTTTTATCATTCGCATCTTAGAACGCAATATCTTGCTCTTTTAGAGCATTTAAATATCAGCTATCGCACCATTTACAGCACAAGGCATTCTTTTGCGAGTTTAATGCTTTCAAAAAATGAGCCTCTTTTGTGGGTGAGTGCAATGTTAGGGCATAATAATTCACAGACCACTCTGCAAAAATACGCTCAATATATCCCATCAAAAGAAGTTAAACACGCACAATTTTTAGACGCTATCACTTTAGAAGAGGAGTAA
- the exbB gene encoding TonB-system energizer ExbB: MEFLKNYSDSIIFIILAMMAFVALWCVIERILFFRKLEFKDYASQENFDNAVSENLTTLYVIYSNAPYVGLLGTVIGIMITFYDMSLAGNIDVKSIVLGLSLALKATALGLVVAIPTLMAYNALFRKSSLLSNIYKIKKEENA; encoded by the coding sequence ATGGAATTTTTGAAAAATTATAGCGATTCAATCATTTTTATCATTCTTGCAATGATGGCTTTTGTAGCTCTTTGGTGTGTTATTGAAAGGATATTGTTTTTTAGGAAATTAGAATTTAAGGATTATGCCTCTCAAGAAAATTTCGATAATGCTGTAAGCGAAAACCTAACCACGCTCTATGTGATTTATTCTAATGCTCCTTATGTTGGGCTTTTGGGGACGGTCATTGGGATAATGATTACTTTTTATGATATGTCTCTTGCCGGAAATATTGATGTAAAATCCATAGTTTTAGGGCTTTCTTTAGCCTTAAAAGCCACAGCTTTAGGACTTGTTGTCGCTATACCTACTTTAATGGCTTATAATGCTTTATTTCGTAAAAGCTCTTTGTTGAGCAATATTTATAAAATAAAAAAGGAAGAAAATGCTTAA